From a region of the Candidatus Gracilibacteria bacterium genome:
- a CDS encoding glycosyltransferase family 2 protein — translation MKITILIPAYNEEQTIKDSVLSCLHQTKKAHHIIVVDDGSTDKTGEILDSFGDTITVLHLSKNTGNKSIAQQVGLKQIKDKVFIATDADTILDINFVKEIEKSFRIDRKIVAVCGYVKSIKNNWLTACRELEYIIGQDLHKSAQSHVNSILILPGCCTAYKTKFFKKHITFDHDTIAEDLDFSYKINNYKKSRYINFNKHAIVYTQDPNTIYQYIHQLRRWAGGGWQNLRKHVPNVNKLPFIFEIAILYLEGIIYSIIIFILPFINLRLYLVLLLLFFIYSISLGIYGAITRKRIDLFFYSFFLIIPTTINSYIFLSEFYKQIIRNQKILIWFKPQRRKM, via the coding sequence ATGAAAATTACAATATTGATTCCAGCATACAATGAAGAACAAACTATTAAAGATAGTGTTTTATCTTGTTTACATCAAACAAAGAAAGCGCATCATATAATAGTAGTGGATGACTGAAGTACTGATAAAACAGGTGAAATATTAGATTCATTCTGAGACACCATAACTGTATTACATTTAAGTAAAAATACGTGAAATAAAAGTATTGCTCAACAAGTTGGATTAAAACAGATAAAAGATAAAGTTTTTATAGCGACGGATGCTGATACGATACTAGATATAAATTTTGTGAAAGAGATAGAAAAATCCTTTAGAATTGATAGAAAAATAGTTGCTGTATGTGGCTATGTTAAAAGTATAAAAAATAATTGGCTAACAGCCTGTAGAGAGCTTGAATATATTATATGACAAGATTTACATAAATCAGCCCAATCTCATGTAAATTCTATTCTTATACTTCCCTGATGCTGTACAGCTTACAAAACAAAATTTTTTAAAAAACATATAACTTTTGATCATGATACGATAGCTGAAGATTTAGATTTTTCTTATAAAATTAACAATTACAAGAAAAGTAGATATATCAATTTTAATAAACATGCAATCGTTTACACCCAAGATCCAAATACAATTTATCAATATATTCATCAGTTACGCAGATGGGCTGGATGATGATGGCAAAATTTAAGAAAACATGTCCCAAACGTTAATAAATTGCCATTTATATTTGAAATAGCTATTTTGTATTTAGAATGAATTATTTATTCTATAATAATATTTATATTACCTTTTATAAATTTAAGATTATATCTAGTATTATTATTACTCTTCTTTATATATTCGATATCATTAGGAATATATGGAGCCATAACAAGAAAAAGAATTGATTTATTTTTTTATTCATTCTTTTTAATCATTCCAACAACTATTAATTCTTATATTTTTTTATCAGAATTTTATAAGCAAATAATTAGAAATCAAAAAATTTTAATTTGGTTTAAGCCACAAAGAAGAAAAATGTAA
- the dcm gene encoding DNA (cytosine-5-)-methyltransferase, with amino-acid sequence MNPLVSSNIKESKKKVIFALENYPINFKKQPKDKDWRYNTLSNPNANIKIATMFSGIGAIEHSFKRLGVKSEIVFASDIDKFVKESYFTNYGINDSQWYDDVNDIKGKKYKGKIDLLVGGSPCQSFSMVGKRKGFDDTRGTLFYEFARVIKESQPKIFIYENVKGLINHDKGNTFEVMKATFDELGYKYSYKVLNSKDYGIPQHRERIFVIGFKDHKVDFTFPAPIKLEHSMQDFLEDYTDSKYYLKEKGVKFVTSSKNRKKRYTQINGDIAICQKANQQYNWHGDFVFEEANESGFDDFIFNINEVEEKYYLSEKTKKYVLAYGTKNFRTNNNSTDLEVARPLLQSMHKMHRAGVDNYVTHNKGKIRKLTPRECLRLMGFGDDFKQNVSDTQMYRQAGNSIVVDVLIAILLEIDITKYSEKND; translated from the coding sequence ATGAACCCCCTTGTTTCATCTAATATAAAAGAAAGTAAAAAAAAGGTAATATTTGCACTTGAGAATTATCCAATTAATTTTAAAAAGCAACCTAAAGATAAAGATTGGAGATATAATACTCTTTCGAACCCTAATGCCAACATAAAAATTGCAACAATGTTTTCTTGAATCTGAGCAATTGAACATTCATTTAAGAGGCTTTGAGTAAAATCAGAAATTGTTTTTGCAAGTGATATAGATAAATTTGTAAAAGAAAGTTACTTTACTAATTATGGTATAAACGATAGTCAATGGTATGATGATGTTAATGACATTAAAGGTAAGAAATATAAATGAAAAATTGATTTACTAGTTGGATGAAGTCCCTGCCAATCATTTTCTATGGTATGAAAAAGAAAGTGATTTGATGATACGAGAGGGACTCTATTTTATGAGTTTGCTAGGGTAATAAAGGAGAGCCAGCCTAAAATATTTATATATGAGAATGTTAAATGACTTATTAACCATGATAAGTGAAACACCTTTGAGGTTATGAAAGCTACATTTGATGAACTAGGCTATAAATATAGCTATAAAGTTCTAAACTCCAAAGACTACTGAATACCTCAACATAGAGAACGAATATTCGTAATATGATTTAAAGACCATAAAGTTGATTTTACTTTTCCAGCTCCAATTAAACTTGAACATTCTATGCAGGATTTTTTAGAAGATTATACTGATTCTAAATATTACCTAAAAGAGAAATGAGTTAAATTTGTAACAAGTTCTAAGAATAGAAAAAAAAGATATACACAAATAAATTGAGATATAGCTATATGTCAGAAGGCAAATCAACAATATAATTGGCATTGAGACTTTGTATTTGAAGAGGCAAATGAAAGTTGATTTGATGATTTTATTTTTAATATTAATGAGGTTGAAGAGAAATACTATCTTTCTGAAAAAACTAAGAAATATGTTTTGGCTTATTGAACAAAAAACTTTAGAACAAATAATAATTCCACTGACCTAGAAGTAGCAAGACCACTTTTACAGAGTATGCATAAAATGCATCGAGCTTGAGTTGATAATTATGTTACTCACAATAAATGAAAAATAAGGAAACTTACTCCTAGAGAATGTTTGAGACTAATGTGATTCTGAGATGATTTCAAACAAAATGTAAGTGATACTCAAATGTATAGGCAAGCTTGAAATAGTATTGTCGTAGACGTTTTAATCGCTATCTTATTAGAAATAGATATTACTAAGTATTCTGAAAAAAATGACTAA
- a CDS encoding calcium/sodium antiporter produces MLTYILFFVGFFILIKGADVLVSGASSIALRYKIPAIVVGLTIVAFGTSAPEFAVNIFSALQGKTDLAIGNIIGSNIANILLILGVAACIYPLKAIKSTVWKEIPFALLAIIIVSIVANDVFVDGGSGNIISRIDGFILLTFFVVFLVYTFGIAKNSPEEVNPENIDILPVWKSSIYIALGLIGLTLGGKWIVDGAVQLATLIGMSEAVIGLTVVAVGTSLPELATSVVAALKKQTDIAIGNVIGSNIFNVFWILGITAVVQPLPFQMTSNLDVFMNIFVTIVLFGFMFVGKKYVIEKWQGIVMILTYFMYITFIIVQNLT; encoded by the coding sequence ATGCTTACATATATTCTATTTTTTGTCGGATTTTTTATACTTATTAAGGGGGCAGATGTACTGGTTTCTGGGGCTTCTTCTATTGCATTACGTTATAAAATACCAGCTATAGTAGTTTGACTGACGATTGTCGCATTTGGAACGTCAGCTCCTGAATTTGCGGTAAATATATTCTCAGCGCTTCAATGAAAAACAGACTTAGCTATAGGAAATATTATTGGAAGTAATATAGCAAATATTTTGCTTATACTGTGAGTAGCTGCTTGTATTTATCCACTCAAAGCTATTAAATCAACCGTTTGGAAAGAAATTCCTTTTGCCTTACTGGCTATTATTATAGTATCTATTGTTGCAAATGACGTATTTGTAGATGGATGAAGCTGAAATATTATTTCTCGTATTGATGGATTCATTCTCTTAACATTTTTTGTAGTATTTTTAGTGTATACTTTTTGAATCGCAAAAAATAGTCCAGAGGAAGTCAATCCTGAGAATATAGATATTCTCCCTGTTTGGAAATCTTCAATTTATATAGCTCTAGGACTCATAGGTCTGACACTTGGGGGGAAATGGATAGTAGATTGAGCAGTGCAGTTGGCTACCCTCATTTGAATGAGTGAAGCAGTCATCTGACTCACCGTAGTAGCGGTGTGAACAAGTCTTCCAGAACTTGCAACTTCCGTTGTAGCAGCTCTCAAGAAACAAACAGATATTGCAATTGGTAACGTTATTGGGAGTAATATATTTAATGTATTTTGGATACTAGGAATCACAGCAGTTGTGCAACCACTTCCTTTTCAAATGACTTCAAATCTTGATGTATTTATGAATATATTTGTCACTATTGTACTCTTTGGGTTTATGTTCGTATGAAAAAAATATGTCATAGAAAAATGGCAGTGAATAGTGATGATTCTAACTTACTTTATGTACATTACGTTTATTATAGTGCAAAATTTAACTTAA
- a CDS encoding DUF2334 domain-containing protein codes for MQNLHFCARNEDIDPNKKYIILRLDDVQSYYLKELTIKMLNEGISRKMPYTVGIIPLNLTEDPEMTRYLRQNKCSIEIAQHGFSHRSDIAEFEDLPESVANKKLNQGLEILNKISNHEIITFIPPENKYSTGTVEAAKKNNFNIISGEGDGLFDYSATSFNFDTDTLNPVDVVIDASKSDAELKGFSIIMLHPQDYIGEDGEEDPIKYKRYIELLDKLESEGFAFTTMHDYYNFIRKTGGEDVFYDSEIKKDKKNILPVVSNDVTSSGTEIINNEITKKNYLKKSKLISIPRWINNYNYISAKYLILQGNISEDNVENVYINEYQLAAFKSGDRKFTYKLNTHFGNLQEGENTYKIYFEKAGVKTFKESIVFYYSQDRAQYDKYTEKLLTRLNNEAIDTISSPKY; via the coding sequence ATGCAAAATTTACACTTTTGTGCAAGGAATGAAGATATTGATCCAAATAAAAAATATATTATCCTCCGATTAGATGATGTTCAATCATATTATCTAAAGGAACTTACAATCAAGATGTTAAATGAGTGAATCAGTAGAAAAATGCCATATACTGTAGGTATAATACCACTTAACCTTACTGAAGATCCAGAAATGACAAGATATCTTAGGCAAAATAAGTGTAGCATTGAAATAGCTCAGCATGGTTTTAGTCATAGATCAGATATTGCAGAGTTTGAAGATTTACCCGAAAGTGTTGCAAACAAAAAACTCAATCAATGACTTGAAATATTAAATAAAATCTCAAATCATGAGATTATTACTTTTATTCCTCCAGAAAATAAATATTCTACTTGAACCGTGGAAGCTGCAAAAAAAAATAACTTTAATATTATTTCATGAGAATGAGACGGTTTATTTGACTATTCAGCAACGAGTTTTAATTTTGATACAGATACATTAAATCCAGTAGATGTAGTAATTGATGCATCTAAATCAGATGCAGAGCTCAAATGATTTTCTATTATCATGCTACATCCACAAGATTATATAGGGGAAGATGGAGAAGAAGATCCCATAAAATATAAGAGATATATTGAATTGTTAGATAAATTGGAAAGTGAATGATTTGCCTTTACAACTATGCATGATTATTATAATTTTATAAGAAAGACGTGATGAGAAGATGTCTTTTATGATTCTGAAATAAAAAAAGATAAAAAAAATATATTACCAGTCGTGAGTAACGATGTAACTAGCAGCTGAACAGAAATTATTAATAATGAAATCACAAAAAAAAATTACTTAAAAAAATCTAAATTAATTAGTATCCCCAGATGGATTAATAACTATAATTATATCTCTGCTAAATATCTTATTTTACAGTGAAATATAAGCGAAGATAATGTTGAAAATGTTTATATAAATGAATATCAATTGGCTGCATTTAAATCCTGAGATAGAAAATTTACGTATAAATTAAATACTCATTTTTGAAATTTGCAAGAATGAGAAAACACATATAAGATCTATTTCGAAAAAGCTTGAGTAAAGACTTTTAAAGAAAGCATTGTTTTTTATTATAGCCAAGACAGAGCTCAATATGATAAATATACCGAAAAGTTGTTAACTAGACTTAATAATGAAGCCATAGATACTATTTCTTCACCTAAGTATTAA
- a CDS encoding cyclic nucleotide-binding domain-containing protein: protein MLDIQNITSSGFFEHLSLASGEYLFHEGDIDGRLYIVLQGELEIQKSIITQVGQFKSLGKIHSGDILGESALIETKAKEVSIQSTIDTEILFIDVAKNYKKFTLQYPLLSENILLYIIELNNQRLLQSNNEITTNYEISTVISQMKYINSRSVYTLLDTIEHVLGVEQIMFVEKNQALRDTYILKYDSLSEKKIKNTVLNIKSNQLTLDTLKQENIEMKVHTLLTPLILGDIYYGYIVISRSQKKFNENEEKILQNIATSLVGVIRQKGIQTEQKNIKSLRNSF from the coding sequence ATGTTAGATATACAAAATATTACATCATCTTGATTTTTTGAACATCTATCACTTGCATCGTGAGAGTATTTATTTCATGAATGAGATATAGACGGAAGACTCTATATAGTGTTGCAATGAGAACTTGAAATACAAAAAAGTATTATAACTCAAGTCTGACAATTTAAATCCCTCGGAAAGATACACTCTTGAGATATTCTGTGAGAATCTGCTCTCATCGAAACAAAAGCAAAAGAAGTGAGTATTCAATCTACAATAGATACTGAAATACTTTTTATAGATGTAGCAAAAAATTATAAAAAATTTACACTCCAGTATCCACTTTTATCAGAAAATATTCTTCTCTACATTATTGAGCTCAATAACCAAAGATTATTACAGTCAAACAACGAGATTACGACGAACTATGAAATATCTACCGTTATTTCTCAAATGAAATACATAAATTCTCGCTCAGTTTATACTCTTTTAGATACTATTGAACATGTACTGTGAGTAGAACAAATAATGTTTGTTGAAAAAAATCAAGCATTAAGAGATACCTATATTCTCAAATATGATTCACTTAGTGAGAAAAAAATAAAAAATACGGTTTTAAACATAAAAAGTAATCAACTTACTTTAGATACACTCAAACAAGAAAATATTGAGATGAAAGTACATACTCTATTGACTCCTCTCATCCTCTGAGATATATATTATGGATATATTGTCATATCCAGATCTCAAAAAAAGTTTAATGAAAACGAAGAAAAAATACTACAAAATATTGCAACGAGTTTGGTTGGAGTTATACGTCAAAAAGGAATACAAACTGAGCAAAAAAATATTAAATCACTGAGAAATTCGTTTTAA
- a CDS encoding cold shock domain-containing protein: protein MEGTIKVLKAGFGFITAEGQSGDMFFHAKNLVGMEFDSLQEGMTVRYEVGEGNNGKEQALNVEVVQD, encoded by the coding sequence ATGGAAGGTACAATAAAGGTTCTCAAAGCAGGTTTTGGTTTCATAACTGCAGAAGGACAATCAGGTGATATGTTTTTTCACGCTAAGAACTTAGTAGGAATGGAATTTGACTCTCTTCAAGAAGGGATGACAGTTCGATACGAAGTTGGTGAAGGAAATAACGGTAAAGAACAAGCTCTCAATGTAGAAGTTGTTCAAGATTAA
- a CDS encoding PQQ-dependent sugar dehydrogenase, protein MKYLMSVFLLASIIFITGCNNNDPEKSVSTKSNGSGEIENKGINENKGNLQEENKSVNQDDITISPWIEGLDTPWELVFVDSDTALVTQRRGVISIIKNGVLQSDPYWEAPSTEFGEGGLMGLEKDPNYENNGFLYTMYGTDKDTNIDGYITKVVRLKENSAGELEINKILIDNIPAAKYHDGGRIKFGPDDKLYITTGDATNPDLAQDLNSLAGKILRINSDGSIPNDNPFENSPVYSYGHRNPQGLAWNEAGDLFMSTHGPSGEFGLTAKDRVDYITAGTNYGWPEAYGPDQGFPNPLAYWPDTATPPGGMVFWNESLYVATMNSETLVKLDIENSQETYKLINEERWFEGEYGRLRNIIEGPDNNLYLMTTNADGRGSIGPGKDIIYKVSIK, encoded by the coding sequence ATGAAATATCTTATGAGTGTATTTTTACTTGCTAGTATAATATTTATTACTTGATGTAATAATAATGACCCGGAAAAATCAGTTAGTACGAAAAGCAATGGAAGCTGAGAGATTGAAAATAAAGGAATTAACGAAAATAAGTGAAACTTACAAGAAGAAAATAAAAGTGTAAACCAAGACGATATTACTATAAGTCCATGGATAGAATGACTTGATACACCTTGGGAACTCGTATTTGTTGATAGTGATACAGCTCTTGTCACTCAAAGAAGATGAGTAATATCTATTATAAAAAATTGAGTCCTTCAGAGTGATCCATACTGGGAAGCTCCAAGTACAGAGTTTTGAGAGTGAGGACTTATGTGACTTGAAAAAGACCCAAATTATGAAAATAATTGATTTCTTTATACGATGTATGGAACAGACAAAGATACCAATATCGACTGATATATTACAAAAGTAGTAAGACTCAAAGAAAATTCTGCTGGAGAATTAGAAATCAATAAAATACTCATTGATAATATTCCTGCTGCGAAATATCATGATTGAGGAAGAATCAAGTTTGGTCCAGATGATAAGCTCTATATCACTACTTGAGATGCTACTAATCCTGATTTAGCTCAAGACCTCAATTCCCTCGCTGGAAAAATACTCAGAATTAATTCTGACTGAAGCATTCCAAACGACAATCCATTTGAAAACTCACCAGTTTATTCATATGGTCACCGGAATCCCCAAGGACTCGCTTGGAACGAAGCATGAGACTTATTTATGTCAACGCATGGACCAAGTGGAGAGTTTGGACTCACGGCAAAGGATCGAGTAGATTATATCACAGCTTGAACAAACTACGGGTGGCCTGAAGCTTATGGACCTGACCAATGATTTCCTAATCCTCTTGCCTATTGGCCTGATACAGCAACACCTCCAGGATGAATGGTATTTTGGAATGAAAGTCTCTATGTTGCAACGATGAACTCAGAAACACTCGTCAAACTTGATATCGAGAATTCTCAAGAAACGTATAAACTCATTAACGAAGAGAGGTGGTTTGAGTGAGAATATGGAAGACTCAGAAATATAATAGAGTGACCCGATAATAATCTGTATCTCATGACTACGAACGCTGATGGAAGAGGGAGTATTTGACCGTGAAAAGATATAATATATAAAGTCAGTATTAAATAA
- a CDS encoding RNA-binding protein, with translation METKKLFVGSLSWGLTWQDLKEAFGQHGEVVYTKVITDRETGRSKGFGFVEFASVEEAAAAKEAMDGAELDGRAIKVDFAEEKPRD, from the coding sequence ATGGAAACGAAAAAACTTTTCGTAGGAAGCCTTTCATGGGGTTTAACATGGCAAGATCTTAAGGAAGCTTTTGGTCAACACGGTGAAGTAGTATACACTAAAGTTATTACTGATCGAGAAACTGGAAGATCTAAAGGATTCGGATTCGTAGAATTCGCTTCAGTAGAAGAAGCTGCTGCAGCTAAAGAAGCTATGGACGGTGCTGAACTTGATGGTCGAGCTATCAAAGTTGATTTCGCTGAAGAAAAACCAAGAGATTAA
- a CDS encoding S-layer homology domain-containing protein has translation MNNIIKKIASTLSLTTLLFSIFLTVHAGVSTETDAANSLSSLGIIVDQSGTPEAYNLGATITRREILKVMINMSLVQVGNTCTGKFIDLPESDWGCKYAEVALSRGFIAPNSFFRPDDSVSKAEALKMIFQSRGLSKDYSYEDWRVGYIAAAIQNRVLDKLYTDYNTAGTRGGIFLSDLMLLI, from the coding sequence ATGAATAATATAATTAAGAAAATTGCTAGTACACTCAGTTTAACGACTCTTTTATTTTCAATTTTCTTAACAGTACATGCTGGAGTCTCTACAGAAACGGATGCTGCAAATTCGTTATCTTCTCTTTGAATCATTGTCGACCAATCGGGTACTCCCGAGGCATATAATTTAGGAGCTACTATTACGAGAAGAGAAATACTTAAGGTTATGATAAATATGTCTCTTGTACAAGTTTGAAATACTTGTACCGGAAAGTTTATTGATTTACCAGAATCTGATTGGGGATGTAAGTATGCAGAAGTTGCATTATCAAGAGGTTTTATTGCTCCCAATTCTTTCTTTAGACCAGATGATAGTGTATCAAAAGCAGAAGCATTGAAAATGATTTTTCAATCGAGAGGTCTTTCTAAAGATTATTCGTATGAGGATTGGAGAGTTTGATATATAGCAGCAGCTATACAAAATAGAGTATTGGATAAACTCTATACAGATTATAATACCGCTTGAACTCGAGGATGAATTTTTCTCTCTGATCTAATGCTATTGATATAA
- a CDS encoding recombinase family protein, translating into MSDINYIIYCRKSTDESSDNQKQSIPDQIRACVSYAEREGLTIVSKPKDFSLFESESEVYKEDNEADLVNRKTFQDTRHLFIIKEQETAKVPGKRTKWKNLIKKVKSGEINGIISYSPDRQARNMLEAGDIIDLLDQNKLKINREQSKTVLSVKYPNFHYEDTASGKMMLGIWFVFSKQYSDKLSDDITRGNDSKVASGKAIGRHKPGYFQNEDGFHEPHAEYFPLIKEAFDMKLNGEVESKIKDFLDANGYTRYYIKAGEERPISKTMLNKMFQDEFYYGMFINGDTVTDLRETNKYYSPVITEEQFQVLQERYYKNPTVIKKSRTKDIYEDIKVFDIDFIKTEDNYGFTFSLPNKKRYFDKIDEANKKGKLLKLQDVVSPSQINYRCANTASKSHKLSVSLEDIDNKIIDVLGGFKVSKKQFDEYVVTINTKLEDITLTTKDKIQKKQVEIGRIKTRKEKYIQANMSKITDNEERSIYEATRNDYDSKIKFLRKEIEALDEGERNEIVELEVFIDILNNAQSYYKKASYVQKRKIAKLLFLNIQINSKKELQIQVKPEVETLFNPIWWS; encoded by the coding sequence ATGAGCGATATAAACTATATAATTTATTGCAGGAAATCTACTGACGAAAGCTCAGACAATCAAAAGCAGTCAATACCTGACCAAATACGAGCTTGCGTTTCATATGCTGAAAGAGAGGGGCTGACTATAGTAAGTAAGCCAAAAGATTTTTCACTCTTTGAAAGTGAATCTGAAGTATATAAAGAGGATAATGAAGCTGACTTAGTAAATAGAAAGACCTTTCAAGATACAAGGCATTTATTCATTATAAAAGAGCAAGAAACAGCAAAAGTCCCATGAAAACGAACGAAATGGAAAAACCTCATAAAGAAAGTGAAAAGCTGAGAGATTAATGGAATCATAAGCTACTCTCCTGACAGACAAGCAAGAAATATGCTTGAGGCTTGAGATATCATTGATTTACTCGATCAAAACAAGCTTAAAATCAATAGAGAGCAAAGTAAAACCGTATTATCCGTAAAATACCCTAACTTCCATTATGAAGATACAGCAAGTGGGAAAATGATGCTCTGAATATGGTTTGTATTCTCTAAACAATATAGTGATAAACTCAGTGACGATATTACAAGATGAAATGATAGTAAGGTAGCCTCTTGAAAAGCTATAGGAAGACATAAGCCGTGATACTTTCAAAACGAAGATGGATTTCACGAACCCCATGCTGAATACTTCCCTCTTATTAAAGAGGCTTTTGATATGAAACTAAATTGAGAAGTAGAATCAAAAATAAAAGATTTCTTAGATGCAAATTGATACACTAGATATTATATAAAAGCTTGAGAAGAAAGACCTATTAGTAAAACAATGCTCAATAAGATGTTTCAAGATGAATTTTATTATGGAATGTTTATAAATTGAGATACCGTCACTGATTTAAGAGAGACTAATAAGTATTACTCCCCTGTTATTACTGAAGAGCAATTTCAAGTCCTACAAGAGAGATACTATAAAAATCCTACTGTTATTAAAAAAAGCCGTACAAAAGATATATATGAAGATATTAAAGTTTTTGATATAGATTTTATAAAAACAGAAGATAATTATGGTTTTACTTTTTCTCTTCCGAATAAGAAAAGATACTTTGATAAAATTGATGAAGCAAATAAGAAATGAAAACTTCTTAAACTACAAGATGTAGTAAGTCCATCGCAAATAAACTATAGATGTGCAAATACAGCCTCTAAGAGTCACAAACTCAGTGTTTCGTTAGAAGATATAGATAATAAGATTATCGACGTACTATGAGGCTTTAAGGTATCAAAAAAGCAGTTTGATGAATATGTAGTTACTATAAATACTAAATTAGAGGATATAACTCTCACTACTAAAGATAAAATACAAAAGAAACAAGTTGAAATAGGACGTATTAAAACAAGAAAAGAGAAATATATTCAAGCTAATATGTCTAAAATAACAGATAATGAGGAAAGAAGTATCTATGAAGCTACAAGAAATGATTATGATTCTAAAATAAAGTTTCTCAGAAAAGAAATAGAAGCTCTCGATGAATGAGAGAGAAATGAGATAGTAGAACTTGAAGTGTTTATTGATATATTAAACAATGCTCAAAGCTATTATAAAAAAGCTAGTTATGTTCAAAAGAGGAAAATTGCTAAATTATTGTTTTTGAACATACAAATAAACAGCAAAAAAGAGCTTCAAATACAGGTAAAACCTGAAGTCGAAACTCTATTCAATCCTATTTGGTGGAGCTAG
- a CDS encoding DUF2945 domain-containing protein, protein MKNLQKGEYVNWMRHDNEKMRGRIVDVFIEEFTRTIEGQEFHRNPTIDAPAYLIEQDSGEEFILSHNELVEADDQDDHSDDNPHVRMKDKKHTY, encoded by the coding sequence ATGAAAAATTTACAAAAAGGGGAGTATGTGAATTGGATGAGACATGATAATGAAAAAATGAGAGGGAGAATCGTAGATGTATTTATAGAAGAATTTACCCGAACAATAGAAGGACAAGAATTTCACAGAAATCCAACTATTGATGCTCCAGCATATCTTATAGAACAAGATTCTGGAGAAGAATTTATACTTTCTCATAATGAGCTCGTCGAAGCCGATGATCAAGATGATCATAGTGATGACAATCCTCATGTGAGAATGAAAGATAAAAAGCATACATATTAA
- a CDS encoding HNH endonuclease: MTNYQKLRIDGNDYYVIDSIQDLRAEDSFIHRKNKLALYKGNGEARKYVGSYKGDSGDRLSTFFEYKKWGQGKNEDGEREYTQIQNKCFFSKNNLLKYLYDSRIEYQQQEQFYNQNISENYNQYFEEINNLESEVNGFQIYDVSDFLDSGRDRGYIRSDDNIWKTWRKIILPKISYLSILKLIPIDSNNGTEPLYYFRILLDYNFRSITHPKITEFSEEILEEETKITKTKRVKSREGQQKYRKEVIEYMPQCPFTLISDERLLIASHIKPYKACVNENSMIEANDYLNGLAFSPTYDKLFDQGYITFTDQGDLICGTLLSKYTWDKLNINPNIKRNVRIFPEKREKYLDYHRKFVFQDNFNELTL; the protein is encoded by the coding sequence ATGACTAATTATCAAAAATTACGCATAGACTGAAATGATTACTATGTTATTGATTCAATACAAGATTTGAGAGCTGAAGATAGTTTTATACATAGAAAAAACAAGCTTGCTCTATACAAGTGAAATTGAGAGGCTAGAAAATATGTAGGAAGCTATAAATGAGATAGCTGAGATAGATTAAGCACTTTTTTTGAATATAAAAAATGGTGACAAGGAAAAAATGAAGACTGAGAAAGAGAGTATACTCAAATCCAAAATAAGTGTTTTTTTAGTAAAAATAATTTATTAAAATATCTATACGACTCAAGAATTGAATATCAACAACAAGAACAATTTTACAATCAAAATATTTCTGAAAATTATAATCAATATTTTGAAGAAATTAATAATTTAGAATCTGAAGTAAATTGATTTCAGATATATGATGTTTCAGATTTCTTAGATAGTTGAAGAGACAGATGATATATTCGCTCAGATGATAATATATGGAAAACTTGGAGGAAAATAATCCTACCAAAAATTAGTTACTTATCTATACTAAAGCTAATTCCTATTGATTCTAACAATGGCACTGAGCCTCTATACTACTTCAGAATCCTATTAGATTATAATTTCAGGTCTATCACTCATCCTAAAATTACCGAGTTTAGTGAAGAGATATTAGAAGAGGAAACAAAAATTACAAAAACTAAAAGAGTAAAATCAAGAGAATGACAACAAAAATATAGAAAAGAGGTCATTGAATATATGCCCCAATGTCCATTCACTTTGATATCGGATGAAAGATTACTTATTGCAAGTCATATAAAACCATATAAAGCCTGCGTTAATGAAAATAGTATGATAGAAGCTAATGATTATTTAAATTGATTAGCATTTTCTCCTACCTATGATAAGCTATTTGACCAAGGTTATATTACTTTTACAGATCAATGAGATTTAATATGTTGAACATTATTAAGTAAATACACATGGGATAAATTAAATATTAATCCTAATATTAAAAGGAATGTTAGAATATTTCCAGAGAAACGAGAAAAATACTTAGATTATCATAGAAAGTTTGTTTTTCAAGACAACTTCAATGAATTGACACTATAG